AATATTGTCCTAAATAAATTTTGAGCATGAGCTAACTGACTATACTGTTAAGTATAGCCTCGAGAGTTCAAAATCAATCCCCCCTAATCGTTTTCGATGGTTTCGGGAGGTGGTGTAAATGGTTGATCAAGCCATTTTTGGAGGTCGATTTTGGTAAATGTGTTCAGCCGGAGCGTGACCACAAGGTTAGCCAATGCCCATTTGTATCTTGCGATGTGCTTTAGCCATGTCAGAATCAGCATTGTAGTCATAGCAGTCCATATTTGGGTCTCTACGGCATTGCGGGATGTGCCGATAAAGCTCTTGATGCGTAGCAGTTGCTTGAGGTTGCGAAAGAAGATTTCTATGTTCCACCGAGCCTTGTACAGAGCCGCTATGCTTGATGCTGCCAATGTGAAGTTGTTTGTGAGTAACTCAATTTCAAAACCGTGTTCATCGTTCCATACTGCGATGCGACGTAAACGTTTGGGATATTTGGATTTGGCCGCCGAGAGTTCGAACTCGATTATTTCGTCAATAAGTACATTCTGAGCGTGTTTTTCAGGCAAAGGCAACTCCTCTATGGCTTTGTACCGGATATTGTCTTTATGACGCACTACAAAGAACACGTTGCTGCTGTCCCAATTATTCAGCAATGAGTAGTCACAGTAGCCTCGGTCGGCTACTACAATACTATACGGATGTAACTCAATATCAAAAGCAGCTTTGTTGTCGGTGGTTTTGCCATCGGTGATATTCACGAACTCCGGCAAAAGACTGTCATAGTCCAATAGCGTGTGCATCTTGACCGCCCCCTTGGTGGTAGTGTAATGTGCCCAGTCATATATTGACAGAGTCAATGACACCAATGTGGAGTCGAGCAGTTTTATCGGCATCTTGAAACGGAACTTTCTTCGTTGCCATAGGGCTTGCTGTCCGAAATACTGAAACAACGAGTAGAATATGCCGCGAAAAACCGAACTGTCTCGGTTGGCGTTCTGATATGCTACCGTTGACTTGGATGGTGCACGGTTGATTCCCAAATGATTGAGGTTGCCGGTGGCTGATTTCAGCCCGTTTGAGATATCTCTGACTGAATCACATCCTGAGAATTGGCTGAAAATCATGCTAACAAACTGACTCCATGTATTGTAGCCCTTACAATGCTTGTCTGACCCCGAAGATTTTATGATTTTCCTGATATTTTCTTTCGGGAGATGTGATATTACCTGTGCGAAAAGTGTTATATTTGCCATAGGAAGTAGATGAGTTGGTGGCTCGCTACTAAGGTAGTCATTTTACCTTAGTTCTACTTCCTTTTTATTTGTTCCCCCAATTTATTTAGGACAATATTGATCTTAGCCATATCTTAGTTGGGGAATTTCCCCCGTTTGGGCCGTCAAACCTTGTTTTCGGGGGAATACCTAAAGATACTAAAAAGCCAACTAATTCGCAATAATTTGTGTATGAATTAGTTGGCTCATTTTATAATATTTAATGAATGTCCCGAAGTAACGGACGCATAAAAACTCCTGACTTTCCTATATGAGGTCTGAAGAATAACCGATTTAACAGCAACCTGTTCTCAACAGCAGGTTGCTGTTCTTTTTTTAGCACTATGGAATTTTTTAGAAAGTACTATTTCTTATAAATCAACTTACTCGGAACTCCCTCTCCGAATAAGTTATCTCCAAGCGTTGTAATCTTATCTCCCGTAGCCAACACATAACGGAGATTATCACATCCCATAAAAGCACCGAACTCGATAGCCGTTACACTGGCCGGTAATTCCAGCGTGCCGCAAAGATGACCGCAATTACTAAATACACGCTGTCCGATTGATTTCAGGTTATGAGGCAATTTCATACTCAATAGATACTTCTTCTGTGAGAAAGTGAAATCGGGGATAGCCGTTGCATTCGTTTGGGAGATATCGACAGATACGAGATTCGGCATATAATCACGGATAAGTTTGAAGTCGGCGTTATCCAGTTTCCCTTCAACGGTGAGGAAGTTGATGTCTTTGGGTTGCAGTCCCGCTTTCAGAATTTCTTCTTCCAGTTTACCCATTGCACCCACTTGCAGGGTAGTCTCTACCGGTTCGCCTTCGATGAAAGCAAAATTCTGCCATCTGTTCTTATAGCGGTAAGAGTCGCTGCTGCCCAGAGGGACGAAAATGGCGGTAACGCTGTCTGCCAATGCTTCCGGCAGCAGGTTGGGAGCTGTCTTTTTCCGGATCTGACAGATTTTCAGGTTCTCACAACCTTTGAAGGCGGCATCTTCAATATTCTTCGTTTTCTCGGAAAGGATCACTTTTTCCAGTGTGGTTTTACCCTTGGTTACTCCGCCTACCACATTCGAGAAAGCATAGGCTGGGATGAAATTCGGCATATAAATGTAGAATTTTCCATTAGGGTAAGTACCGGCTTTTCCGCT
This genomic window from Bacteroides sp. AN502(2024) contains:
- a CDS encoding IS4 family transposase, whose product is MANITLFAQVISHLPKENIRKIIKSSGSDKHCKGYNTWSQFVSMIFSQFSGCDSVRDISNGLKSATGNLNHLGINRAPSKSTVAYQNANRDSSVFRGIFYSLFQYFGQQALWQRRKFRFKMPIKLLDSTLVSLTLSIYDWAHYTTTKGAVKMHTLLDYDSLLPEFVNITDGKTTDNKAAFDIELHPYSIVVADRGYCDYSLLNNWDSSNVFFVVRHKDNIRYKAIEELPLPEKHAQNVLIDEIIEFELSAAKSKYPKRLRRIAVWNDEHGFEIELLTNNFTLAASSIAALYKARWNIEIFFRNLKQLLRIKSFIGTSRNAVETQIWTAMTTMLILTWLKHIARYKWALANLVVTLRLNTFTKIDLQKWLDQPFTPPPETIEND
- a CDS encoding leucine-rich repeat protein, encoding MKIKLLLISFLLAANTLEAAAQVSKTYYVSKPGTLISMMTEEEANSVTHLTLTGKLNAEDFRHLRDEFDHLKILDISNAEIKMYSGKAGTYPNGKFYIYMPNFIPAYAFSNVVGGVTKGKTTLEKVILSEKTKNIEDAAFKGCENLKICQIRKKTAPNLLPEALADSVTAIFVPLGSSDSYRYKNRWQNFAFIEGEPVETTLQVGAMGKLEEEILKAGLQPKDINFLTVEGKLDNADFKLIRDYMPNLVSVDISQTNATAIPDFTFSQKKYLLSMKLPHNLKSIGQRVFSNCGHLCGTLELPASVTAIEFGAFMGCDNLRYVLATGDKITTLGDNLFGEGVPSKLIYKK